The Tachysurus fulvidraco isolate hzauxx_2018 chromosome 4, HZAU_PFXX_2.0, whole genome shotgun sequence DNA window TCTGGACATTTCACCAAATAGAATCTGGCTGAATGGATAcaataaatgttacattttttgtcatattgttaatattaaaaGTCTTGAATACATTTGCACCTTTGTGTACATTATTTGATTGAGTTGCAGAAAATTAGTGAAGCAAATGAATTGTCTAAGACAAAAAATGAAGTGTCTGCTTAGATGGATCTCCTCACCTTTTACTCTTTGTTTATGCAGCATGTATTGACATGTAATTTTCATGATGAAAAGGAGCGTAGAAATGAGACCAACAGAGCAGATTAACACTGCACACAGATAAAGATCTGCAAAATCAGAGAAGAGACGTCAGAATGAGGCTTTAAAGATGGCAAGCCCAGAATCAACATGCTCCGAAAGTGCATTTTATATGTAGTGTCTAATCACACTCAACATGAATAGGTAGAGCAGATAAATCTGAAAAGAAGAGGCTCAGATGATCCTGTCTAGCTGATACAGCATCAGGGGAAAGATACATTTAAAAGTGaagattattaattattttatttagttcacactgtacaaatgtgtttattacaaattaattttgaattaaaaacttgtgtaaaattttaataattagATCAAATTGTTTGTGCTATTAGTATGTGATCATAGACATGCATTTCTCTTTATATAAGTAACAAATTCTCCAAAATATACCATGTAATATTCTTGCATTTCAAATAGTTTTGTAAAGAATAAGCTGcattttttatcagaatcagtgTCAGATTcgaattttattttcattatactCAAGTACagtaaaatatgtatatataagtatGGCTTCCCTCCTAGAGAGAATaaagatagaaaataaaaatctaaaaaaataatgttataatacGGTTATAAAACcattatgaataattaaataagtattAAGAAGTAATGATAAGTGGTGTGCAGTTGTGCAATTGTGTCAATGTGCAATCAGAATTGTCTGATAGCTCAATTACAAATAGCATCTGATTTCTCTTACTCATTAAACTCAAGCTTTCATTTATTGACATCTTATGAATTCTACTACACTAAGTTATACATTTAAGcatgtttaatataatttttataattaacataattcactgttttaaatgtgacttGAAAGTCTCTGGCTGCATTATTTATACTAAATAAACAAGTGTTTACTCAATACTGTGCTTTTGTTGAACAGTTTAAGAAGCAGGATAGCACTCTGTGTTTCCCTGCAATCCTGCaagtgttttcatatttcatataagggtgtagagagagagagagagagagagagagagagagagagagagagagagagagagagagagagagagagagagagagagagagagagagagagagagagagagagagagagacaggggtcTCATGGGAAAGGGCTGGACAAAAAACTGGGCCAAAGAAGAGCTTCATTTGGAGATGTATGCTCTTTTCCTGCTATAGAAACTATGAAGAATTATCTATTACTTTCTGATGGTGGAGATATATTCCAGACTCAAGTGTATACAATATGCCTATAggatcattatttatttaaattacaaatCACTCTATACCTTGAAACCAACGCCAGATGTTATCAGTGCTCTCCGGGACTCCTAGGTAATGCACTGGAATCATAAAGGGAGAAACAGGTTTAATAATTGTGAAGAGAGCCGCACCTCCCAGTAACACATTGCTTTAGGTTGGATTAAACTCCTAAAGTTGCCTCCTatgtgcaataaaataaaaagcccaCTCTTGCAGCAAAGCACAACCATTTTCATGATATAGGATTGTGAATATGCACTTATAGAGAATTTTTCGAATCCTGGGACAATGaagcacatttattattaaattcaacTAGACACAATAGAATTTAGACATCTTGAGAAACTAATTATACTAAACGAATTATAAACATAgactacattttaaaaatatttttattacacagtgTGGAAAGAGTATGGGGTAGTGAAGGtttaagcatgttttttttttgttttttgttttttacaaacTATTAGACATTTGTTGTCAAGAAGTTAttttcacatatatatatttctacaaATTTAATGTCATAAACTGGTTGTATatggttttattaataaacgGGTAAACAGAAGCTGATATATTTTAGTGCAGTAGGTTTAAATAATaggttaatattaatacacactttcttatttgaaaatataaacaaatgtttcTCCACATAAAAAAAGATGCTTATTGATTTGCTGAagttatggtgtgtgtgtgtgtgattgtgtgtgtgtgtgtgtgtgtgtgtgtgtgtgtgtgtgtgtgtgtgtgtgtgtgtgtgtgtgtgtgtgtgtgtgtgtgtgcgtgcatgcgtgtgtgagtgtgtgcgtgcgtgcgtgcgtgcatgtgtgcgtgtgtgtgtgtgtgggtgggtgtgtgtgtgtgtgtgagagagagagagagagagagagagagagagagagagagagagagagagagagagagagagagagagagagagagagagattcatttaatatttggaatgagtcttcagtgtcagtgctttgtaatgaCTGTAACTTTCAGACATGGGAATATTTTCAGGAGTGAGGTTTACAGTAGGTTCACTGTAATATGACCATCTGTATTTTTTAGGATTATTAACTAAGACAATGTTAGCAAACTGCTGTAGaattagagaaataaaataatttgttatgTGCCGAAcaacatcaccacatcactgaATATTTTCTGTTTAGCCTGCTCCATTATGTTTTAGTCCTTTCTTTAAGCACTCATTTTCCCAAATAAATGCATAGTTTATGGAGATTGGAAGAAGGCTTGCGTGTGATGAGTTATCAAGTAAAATCAGGCCAAGGATATTtggagtattttttttgtcacttttcaTCTCTGGTCCTTGGGCTTTCAATAATCATCAATAATAGTAAACATTAATAAAGTACACTATTAAGGATTATATAGAGACATTTATTTGATGttcaagggaaaaaaagaatttaacaatttaaacaaatatgGTATAGCTACGAATTCTTAAACAGCTTAAGTCAGAGGAACATTTTTGCCATTCATCTCACTATTCCTAATGatatttatgtatattgtaTGAACCtgttcatatttattatatatttctccATAAAAATCATGTCCTTAAATCAATGGACTTAATTATGATTATAacatgagaagaaaagaagaaaagaaaatgcaaaaaatagcTAGACTTTGTCTTTTTATTCATAATCTTTAAATATCATGATAAAGCCTTTGCTGGCTTCTGGCCTGCTTTCcgtctttatctctctctttctctgctctgGGCTCTAATGAAACTAGGTGTGCATCTTTTTTTCATGACCCATGTGCTGTTCATTAACACTGGCTTCCACTCAGACGGAGTGCGTTAATAACAGGCTCCGTTCGGATACACAAGTCCACATGTGAGCTGCATTTGCTGTTTGAAGAGGAGCTGTAAAGCCTGTCCAACTGCTGAGTTTGAACTTGTTTTTCCACTAGCACTGCAGAAAAGTAATGAAAACACattctttaaaatgtgtgttcTGATCTAAATTATAAGCATGAAGAATGTTAAAAGAAAACTAGATTTGTATGCgctgtgcttttgtttgtcaaGTGTTGTACGTAGCAGGCTACTTGTACTCTGCGCTGCAACTCTGACCTGCATTTACTGTAGAAAGCATCTCAGCTGGTTCCTGTTGTTTTTCTATATCTTTAACAGTTCAGATTCCCTGTTCTGGGGTGAACCGTGACCTCCGTATCCTTCCTTATTACCCTGCTgtatttgttctttgtttttgccACTCTAGGCTTAGTGCATGTGGGGAATTTGTGGTTGTCTAAATGTGTTACCAGCGAAACCACAAAATGTCTGCTGTTTGCATTCTCTACAGAGTAAATATACAGCACCTTAATAAAACTGCATAAATCAGTCTGTGGAGTTCTTCCTGCTCCATTCCATGCACTGGCTTGGCTAATGGCTTAATTTGCATAATAAAAGTAGGGATTATctcaaaacaaaagaaagaaatgtcatGTCATTTCAACAAAGGAAACTTTACAGTTTTATAAGTACTACTGAATTGTCTTGTTTTGGCTTTTTGttagaggcaaaaaaaaatcttcagacACTCACTTCTTATCAGCTGAATGTTTAAcctaatatgtatataaaacatacagGACCTCTCGCTCATCCCCCAGAGCAGCATAGGAAAACTAAAACAGCCAGGGTAAATGTTTCTGATACATGCTTGCCAATATCCCCTGCTCTGTCTTTAGAACCTGTCTAAATCCCTCACATTTACAGCCCTGTGCTGTTTGTTCTGGCACTATTTCTAGGCTAAATGATGTATGTGCAAAGAAGGTGGGATCCCAAAACCTACATATTCACACAAACTAATATATGAGACAAAGCTTACAATAACAATTTTGAAAAGAAAGCAATACTTTGTTCTTTGTATGCACatgatttttagaaaaaaaggcTCAACGAGAACTTTTGTCTGAGCTGGAATTATTGGTTACCAAGTTATATATAGGATGTAAACTCTGGTTTCTAGACTGAAAATCCTTTTGTGTTCTGTTCATAATTACAAAACAGCCACATAATATTCATTTGTATTCATAATATTCTACGACCCACAACACAAAGCtgcttaataatatataataatataaatataaatgcatacaTGATAGTAgtatcattaaaaacaaaatcatagCCGTTACCTCGTAGCTCCATGCTCCCTGTGCCGTTTGACGAGGCCCTCCACTTGTTTCTGTGTTTGCGTATCTCTTGCACTTTACAGCTGTAGTTGCCCGTGTCTTCCCTGGACACATTGAGGATCATCAAGCTGTATATTTCTCCTTCCATTTTCTCCCACAGGTAAAATTTGGTCTGCGAAAAGCTTAGGCTGTAGTTTCCGTAGTACTTAGCCTTCTTAAAATTCATCTTCACCACCAGCCGCTCATCCTCTGGCTTGGGGAAGTAGAGCCAGCGCAGAACCAGCACGCTGTTGCTCCTCTTCCTTTGAGAGACCAGGCATGACACGGTAATATTTTCTCCttccagacaaacagagacCGGTCCAGGGGTCACTGTCACATTCAGAGCCTCAGTCAACCCttagagagagtagagaggagAAGTAAGGATGatgagatgtaaaaaaaaatgcctatGCTTAGGATAGATATGCATGGTTAGCAGAAGGTTTTATATCCCCTCAACCAGATTTTAATACTGTCACACTGCactaaataaatagttaatgtTTGACACCACAAAGATAAGTACACAATAATTAGCTCTGATTAGGAAATGCTAATGACATATGGGATTGTGCGGCCCTACTTATTTTCCCACGtttgaaaatgtaacaattaCTGTGATTGCTGCATGAACGTTAAGTAGACAAGGCTTATTGAAATCTGGAAACATTGTTGAGAAACTCTACTATACAAACACTAGTTTaaggttagtgtgtgtggtttagagTCTAGATTGCACCATTTTTgcaaccaaaaataaataaataaataaataaccaaccTAGCATGAGATTTAGCAGtgatttttctctttgtttggtCCAAAGGCCTAGAAAAACATTGTGTCCAGACTCAACATGTCCCAGAAACACAAAAACTACAGGTGGAAAACATTTGCCTGCCTTCATGAACCAGAGAGCAGGGAACACATCAAGAAGATTGGATGCAGCTGTTGGAAATTTTTGTTGCATTAACGTTAGGTCTGCTGTACTGAGATCCATAACTGGTTAGCCATAGCATTGTTTTCAGTATTAAAACCACATCACACATGACCACAGTTTTCACAACAATGATGGGTCCCATTTCACAAGAAATCTCACTAAAGTTGACAGTACCGACAATATCCTTCCTGCTATACTACACTAACTCTCCTTGCGAAAATTCTTCAACTAACTTGCTAAAACTTTGACAGTATCCGTTGATACGCtacaatatttttaacaaaaaccAAAACCTTTCTAGCAAGAAATAAACCACATTGCTGAATTGCACCattaaaagaaacacaaagaaaactATTCCATCTTTTTGATACTTTACAGTAACTTCTGTACAAGTTTCACAAACACATTGAAGTTTGTCAAACTTTCTTCCAGATGCTCTTTTCTCCATCCAGCATCATCAACCTTCTCACTCTCACAGCTAATTTAAATTTCCTTCCATTTTGCATGAAAGTACACAATGCAAACAAACATGCTTACCTCCAATTAAAGCCCTAGTCAGGACAACCATCACAAAAGATGAGAGCTTCATTTTGCAGACCAGAATACTCCATACATCCAGCTAAATAGccaataaaagtaaatgtatgagatatttctcctctttttctctcctttctctttctctctgtgtgtgtctctgtgtgtataatatgCAACAGTGCAAGCTCTGTTCCCACTTAGAAACACCCCTCTTGCTAACGTTTTCTTTTCTCTAGctctctctttcgctcgctCCCTTAATCACTCCCCTTCAGTAAAGTGTTTGTAGGAAATGTCATTTCCTGAGAGGAGTTTGGGAAGCAGCATACATTTCCAGATGAGACCAGGTTCACAGTAATGCCTGAATAATGACTGAAGATGGTGGGCTTCATCTTCACAATGTTTCTTTTGTGCAGAAAACCACAAGTGTA harbors:
- the vstm4a gene encoding V-set and transmembrane domain-containing protein 4a isoform X3; translation: MKLSSFVMVVLTRALIGGLTEALNVTVTPGPVSVCLEGENITVSCLVSQRKRSNSVLVLRWLYFPKPEDERLVVKMNFKKAKYYGNYSLSFSQTKFYLWEKMEGEIYSLMILNVSREDTGNYSCKVQEIRKHRNKWRASSNGTGSMELRVHYLGVPESTDNIWRWFQDLYLCAVLICSVGLISTLLFIMKITCQYMLHKQRVKARFYLVKCPESSSGETVTSVASSSPGMHRKEKRHKAQPKDITARPPVIPVKAPVPNKPRRTKLLKVQPRKAHMPRVADDSLTYAELELVKRAPEAKRSNSGAAQLETSANCTGTVYAQILFVEKQV
- the vstm4a gene encoding V-set and transmembrane domain-containing protein 4a isoform X1, which translates into the protein MDLSTADLTLMQQKFPTAASNLLDVFPALWFMKAGKCFPPVVFVFLGHVESGHNVFLGLWTKQREKSLLNLMLGLTEALNVTVTPGPVSVCLEGENITVSCLVSQRKRSNSVLVLRWLYFPKPEDERLVVKMNFKKAKYYGNYSLSFSQTKFYLWEKMEGEIYSLMILNVSREDTGNYSCKVQEIRKHRNKWRASSNGTGSMELRVHYLGVPESTDNIWRWFQDLYLCAVLICSVGLISTLLFIMKITCQYMLHKQRVKARFYLVKCPESSSGETVTSVASSSPGMHRKEKRHKAQPKDITARPPVIPVKAPVPNKPRRTKLLKVQPRKAHMPRVADDSLTYAELELVKRAPEAKRSNSGAAQLETSANCTGTVYAQILFVEKQV
- the vstm4a gene encoding V-set and transmembrane domain-containing protein 4a isoform X2 — translated: MFGMKIFSSDFSCSLHGLTEALNVTVTPGPVSVCLEGENITVSCLVSQRKRSNSVLVLRWLYFPKPEDERLVVKMNFKKAKYYGNYSLSFSQTKFYLWEKMEGEIYSLMILNVSREDTGNYSCKVQEIRKHRNKWRASSNGTGSMELRVHYLGVPESTDNIWRWFQDLYLCAVLICSVGLISTLLFIMKITCQYMLHKQRVKARFYLVKCPESSSGETVTSVASSSPGMHRKEKRHKAQPKDITARPPVIPVKAPVPNKPRRTKLLKVQPRKAHMPRVADDSLTYAELELVKRAPEAKRSNSGAAQLETSANCTGTVYAQILFVEKQV